Proteins from one Halovivax limisalsi genomic window:
- a CDS encoding cytidylyltransferase domain-containing protein gives MSERSVVGIVPARGGSKGIPRKNVRELAGRPLIAHSIRAGTAANSVDTVIVSTDDEEIADTAEEYGARVPFMRPPTLATDEAPTSPVIAHALETLAEAGETYDDFVLLQPTSPLRTAADVDDAYSHYRNRDVDSLFSAYPTTETRWKKTEQGAIRRNYTDASKRRQDREPEWVCNGGIYITAVDAYWETEEILTGTTAIYEMDEITSIDIDTPFDLWLAEQVMTRWNR, from the coding sequence ATGAGTGAGCGATCGGTCGTCGGTATTGTTCCGGCCAGAGGCGGTTCGAAGGGCATCCCGAGGAAGAACGTCAGAGAACTCGCCGGACGGCCATTGATCGCCCACTCGATTCGTGCAGGAACCGCGGCGAACTCCGTCGATACGGTTATCGTTTCGACGGACGACGAAGAAATAGCAGACACCGCAGAAGAATACGGTGCACGGGTTCCGTTTATGCGACCGCCGACCCTGGCAACCGACGAAGCGCCGACGAGTCCGGTGATCGCACATGCGCTCGAAACGCTCGCCGAGGCGGGCGAAACGTACGACGATTTCGTGCTGTTACAACCGACCTCGCCCCTCCGGACGGCTGCCGACGTCGACGACGCGTATTCTCACTACAGGAACCGGGACGTCGACTCGCTATTTTCGGCCTATCCGACGACAGAAACCCGCTGGAAGAAGACCGAACAGGGGGCGATACGACGAAATTACACCGATGCGAGCAAGCGACGACAGGATCGAGAGCCCGAGTGGGTCTGTAACGGCGGCATCTATATCACGGCCGTCGACGCGTACTGGGAAACGGAAGAGATACTCACCGGCACGACGGCCATCTACGAGATGGACGAAATCACATCCATCGACATCGATACGCCGTTCGATTTATGGCTGGCAGAACAGGTGATGACGAGGTGGAACCGATGA
- a CDS encoding DUF3368 domain-containing protein, translating to MWVFDATPLIYLATVDHLTLLEHYEEPRVIPERVYEEVVETGLDAGYPDARRIERAVAAEQFTVITVDTTPLLSRLQTNEHLSDADCAVLACADERDGIAVIDEQYGRDVAAAEGITTRGTAYLVLNLVKDGTLSVDDARTAIDAMIDAGWYCAPDVYATITRKLDGFSE from the coding sequence ATGTGGGTCTTCGACGCGACCCCGCTGATCTACCTCGCGACGGTTGATCACTTGACGCTCCTCGAACACTACGAGGAGCCACGCGTCATCCCCGAGCGCGTCTACGAGGAGGTCGTCGAAACTGGCCTCGATGCGGGGTATCCGGATGCCCGCCGCATCGAGCGAGCCGTCGCTGCCGAACAGTTCACCGTCATCACGGTTGATACCACTCCCCTCCTGTCGCGGTTGCAGACGAACGAGCACCTCAGCGACGCTGATTGTGCCGTCCTCGCGTGTGCTGACGAGCGCGATGGAATCGCCGTGATAGACGAACAGTACGGCCGCGACGTCGCCGCTGCCGAGGGTATCACAACCCGCGGGACGGCCTATCTGGTCCTGAACCTCGTGAAAGACGGGACACTCAGCGTCGACGACGCTCGAACCGCGATCGATGCGATGATCGACGCGGGGTGGTATTGTGCGCCCGACGTCTACGCGACGATCACACGGAAACTCGACGGATTTTCGGAGTGA
- a CDS encoding N-acetylneuraminate synthase family protein, translated as MAGRTGDDEVEPMIEIGSSTIGAGAKPYLIAEVGINAWTDRRLAKRFIEVAAEAGADAVKFQTHIADAEMVESAMNEVGAGEVYETVRECEWSVEDHEELQSHASENGVAFLSTPFSVEAVEILEAIDVPAIKIGSGELSNRELLARAGETGKPLLVSTGMHTEEEIAEACAFIDDVAADFALFYCVSEYPTTAADFDFGTIDRLRELASVPIGFSDHSTGAEAAKVAIGNGAAMVEKHFTIDRRLPGPDQSVSVEPDTFEDLSSFARLYHETSGQKDGLQGEEAAVKSWAEHSIVASRDIEPGESFSKENLTTKRPGTGIPAREYFTVLDEKAAERIRAGELIADDQIDRETD; from the coding sequence ATGGCTGGCAGAACAGGTGATGACGAGGTGGAACCGATGATCGAAATCGGCAGTTCGACGATCGGAGCGGGAGCGAAACCGTACCTCATCGCGGAAGTCGGTATCAACGCGTGGACGGACCGTCGTCTGGCCAAACGATTTATCGAAGTCGCCGCGGAGGCGGGGGCCGATGCGGTAAAGTTCCAGACCCACATCGCGGACGCCGAGATGGTCGAATCGGCGATGAACGAAGTGGGGGCAGGTGAGGTCTACGAAACCGTACGCGAGTGTGAGTGGTCGGTGGAGGATCACGAGGAACTCCAGTCGCACGCTTCCGAAAACGGAGTCGCGTTCCTTTCGACGCCGTTTTCGGTCGAGGCAGTGGAGATCCTGGAGGCCATCGACGTGCCAGCGATCAAGATCGGGTCGGGTGAACTGTCCAACCGAGAACTACTGGCGCGGGCCGGAGAGACGGGCAAACCGTTGCTCGTTTCGACCGGTATGCACACCGAGGAAGAGATCGCCGAGGCCTGTGCGTTCATCGACGACGTGGCAGCCGACTTTGCGCTCTTTTATTGCGTTTCCGAGTACCCGACAACCGCTGCCGATTTCGACTTCGGAACCATCGACCGACTCCGGGAACTGGCGTCCGTTCCGATCGGATTTTCGGATCATTCGACGGGGGCCGAAGCCGCAAAAGTCGCGATCGGAAACGGGGCTGCGATGGTCGAGAAACACTTCACCATCGACCGCCGGCTGCCCGGTCCGGACCAATCCGTCTCGGTCGAACCCGACACGTTCGAGGACCTCAGTTCGTTCGCCAGGTTGTACCACGAGACGTCCGGGCAAAAGGACGGATTGCAGGGTGAAGAAGCAGCCGTGAAGTCCTGGGCGGAACACAGTATCGTCGCATCTCGAGACATCGAGCCTGGAGAATCGTTTTCGAAGGAGAACCTAACGACGAAGCGGCCTGGAACCGGGATACCGGCGCGGGAGTATTTCACTGTGTTGGACGAGAAGGCAGCCGAACGTATCCGCGCTGGAGAACTGATCGCCGACGACCAGATCGACCGGGAGACGGATTGA
- a CDS encoding PLP-dependent cysteine synthase family protein: MSVPRRDTRPYEADDPLLDLVGDTPLVRSPTNQNVLCKLETENPTRSMKDRVAMGILVEASSEYDFDTVVEASSGNTAGAVAFVANRLGLECHVTCPETTSQQKIGYMKAFGATVHLCPSVDEEHSEHYHSVAKDLVDEHDAFFVNQYENQANPEVHYRWTGPEIWQQAGETMTHLVCAMGTGGTLSGAARFIKERAQERDADVNIVGVDAENSNISAAFDGSEYGEYDTEVEGLGKGRELPTMWFEYIDEVRNVSDDRAFEQARSAAVDHGLLIGPSAGAALSVSHDIVAEEPDSTVVAVVCDGGEQYFQTLFGSDNRSDE; the protein is encoded by the coding sequence ATGAGCGTTCCAAGGCGAGACACACGTCCATACGAAGCCGACGATCCCCTGTTGGACCTGGTCGGCGATACCCCACTCGTTCGAAGTCCAACGAATCAAAATGTATTGTGCAAACTCGAAACGGAGAACCCGACTCGATCGATGAAAGACCGAGTGGCAATGGGGATTCTGGTCGAGGCCAGTTCAGAATACGATTTCGATACGGTCGTCGAAGCGAGTTCCGGTAACACCGCCGGGGCGGTCGCGTTCGTCGCCAACCGATTGGGACTCGAGTGTCACGTGACGTGTCCCGAAACGACCAGCCAGCAGAAGATCGGCTATATGAAGGCGTTCGGCGCAACTGTTCACTTGTGTCCGTCTGTGGACGAAGAACACTCCGAGCACTATCACAGCGTGGCCAAGGATCTCGTGGACGAGCACGACGCGTTCTTCGTGAATCAGTACGAAAACCAGGCGAATCCCGAAGTGCACTACCGGTGGACCGGCCCGGAGATCTGGCAACAGGCCGGCGAAACCATGACCCACCTCGTCTGCGCCATGGGAACGGGCGGAACGCTCAGCGGAGCGGCACGGTTCATCAAAGAGCGAGCGCAAGAACGAGACGCCGACGTCAACATCGTCGGCGTCGACGCAGAGAATTCGAACATCTCCGCCGCGTTCGACGGTTCGGAATACGGTGAGTACGATACGGAGGTCGAAGGACTCGGAAAAGGACGGGAACTCCCGACGATGTGGTTCGAGTACATCGACGAAGTTCGGAACGTCTCCGATGACCGGGCCTTCGAGCAGGCACGATCGGCTGCCGTCGATCACGGCCTGCTGATCGGTCCGAGTGCTGGCGCCGCCCTCTCCGTTAGCCACGACATCGTGGCCGAAGAACCCGATTCGACGGTCGTCGCGGTCGTCTGCGACGGCGGGGAACAATACTTCCAAACGTTGTTCGGATCCGATAACCGCTCCGATGAGTGA
- the hepT gene encoding type VII toxin-antitoxin system HepT family RNase toxin — MSDDDGLSAERATRIADAIEDIERNVSGLERYQKLSRSEYCADEALEQREAVERKFEKLIAATVDVAETILAAEGTSVPGRRKDTIAGLEQRDIIEEDLAQQLRDAVGFRDVLAHTYGPVINDDIVYDALQTGLDRFVGFAEAVESYLDDAIED, encoded by the coding sequence ATGAGTGACGACGATGGCCTGTCGGCGGAGCGAGCCACCCGAATCGCCGATGCGATAGAAGACATCGAGCGGAACGTGTCCGGTCTCGAGCGGTACCAGAAACTCTCGCGATCGGAGTACTGTGCGGACGAGGCGCTCGAACAGCGCGAGGCCGTCGAACGGAAGTTCGAGAAATTGATCGCCGCAACCGTCGACGTCGCCGAGACGATCCTCGCAGCCGAAGGCACTTCGGTTCCCGGTCGGAGAAAGGATACGATCGCGGGGCTCGAACAACGTGATATAATCGAAGAAGACCTCGCACAGCAGTTACGCGACGCGGTCGGGTTTCGGGACGTCCTGGCGCACACGTACGGCCCGGTAATCAACGATGATATCGTCTACGATGCGTTACAAACCGGTCTCGATCGGTTCGTTGGGTTCGCCGAGGCGGTCGAGTCCTATCTCGACGATGCGATCGAAGACTAA
- the mntA gene encoding type VII toxin-antitoxin system MntA family adenylyltransferase antitoxin, which produces MHGSGLDGETIEVLERVLGEHGVSFAMVFGSGARGTMDEESDLDVAIEFDTVRPTDDGYSERYLRLQTALEATLSIPVDVVDVHAMEPRFASVAFDEGRLIRGTESRKAELAECYAGEAPSVTNARERVRAAVERLQDGTVG; this is translated from the coding sequence ATGCACGGGTCCGGCCTCGACGGGGAGACGATCGAGGTGCTAGAACGCGTCCTCGGCGAGCACGGCGTGTCATTCGCGATGGTGTTCGGATCGGGTGCCCGAGGAACGATGGACGAGGAGAGCGATCTGGACGTCGCGATCGAGTTCGATACCGTTCGGCCGACGGACGACGGCTACAGTGAGCGGTATCTGCGACTGCAGACGGCGCTCGAAGCGACGCTCTCGATCCCCGTCGACGTGGTCGACGTCCATGCGATGGAACCGCGGTTCGCCAGCGTTGCGTTCGACGAGGGACGCCTGATTCGTGGCACCGAGTCCCGAAAGGCCGAGTTAGCGGAGTGCTACGCCGGCGAGGCGCCGTCGGTGACGAACGCTCGCGAGCGGGTGCGAGCGGCAGTCGAACGACTGCAGGATGGCACGGTCGGATGA
- a CDS encoding UPF0175 family protein, whose amino-acid sequence MGTISARVPDELEDELDAYLQDENLDRSTAVRKLLSERLEEWRRERALDQLAAGTITFTRAAELAEMSVWDFAQLANERDVTWVGGDHVDEDLEAL is encoded by the coding sequence ATGGGAACGATCTCGGCGCGCGTGCCCGACGAGTTGGAGGACGAACTCGACGCGTATCTCCAGGACGAGAACCTCGACCGGAGTACGGCCGTTCGGAAGCTTCTCTCCGAGCGACTCGAGGAATGGCGTCGCGAACGAGCACTGGATCAACTCGCGGCCGGGACCATCACGTTTACCAGGGCGGCCGAGTTGGCAGAGATGTCCGTCTGGGACTTCGCGCAACTCGCCAACGAGCGTGACGTGACCTGGGTAGGGGGCGATCACGTCGACGAGGATCTCGAGGCGCTGTGA
- the neuC gene encoding UDP-N-acetylglucosamine 2-epimerase, producing MATSVVSIISTRSQYARIKTVLTALQESPEIDLRLVITGGTLVHRFGNLTETIESDDLEIEKKIHTLIEGDEPVTQAKTTGIGLVEFATALDEIDPDVVLMTGDRYETMASTLAASYLNVPVIHLEGGELTGSIDDKVRHATTKLADYHCVSTGRAERIVDELGEPADRIYRTGCPSIDICQQIEADGRTNYDPQQEYGGVGSTVDVSDEYIVVQYHPLPTEYETNYEKARTVLDAYAALDVQAFWFWPNMDAGTDQVSKAIREFREQNGSKQVRFFINLDPHDYLTVVRNSSCMVGNSSVGIRECSFFGVPTVNIGDRQHARERGQNVIDVECDRDEIVTAIETQLRHGRYPKSDLYGDGTAADQIATLIPNLDISLKGPMTTTALDGVTEGELLNHE from the coding sequence ATGGCAACGAGCGTCGTGTCCATTATCTCGACGAGATCTCAATACGCCCGTATCAAGACCGTGCTCACTGCACTGCAAGAGTCACCGGAGATCGATCTTCGCCTGGTTATCACGGGCGGGACGCTCGTCCATCGGTTCGGTAACCTGACCGAAACGATAGAAAGCGACGATCTCGAGATCGAGAAGAAGATCCACACGTTGATTGAGGGGGACGAACCCGTGACACAGGCAAAAACGACCGGGATTGGACTCGTCGAGTTTGCCACTGCCCTCGACGAAATCGATCCAGACGTGGTCCTGATGACGGGTGATCGCTACGAGACCATGGCATCGACGCTCGCAGCATCCTATCTCAACGTCCCCGTTATTCATCTCGAGGGCGGAGAACTAACCGGATCGATCGACGATAAAGTTCGCCACGCTACCACGAAACTCGCAGATTATCACTGTGTGTCGACGGGCCGAGCCGAACGGATCGTCGACGAGCTCGGCGAACCAGCGGACCGAATCTACAGAACCGGGTGTCCATCGATAGACATCTGCCAGCAGATAGAAGCCGACGGGAGGACGAATTACGACCCACAGCAGGAGTACGGCGGAGTCGGATCCACCGTCGACGTCTCGGACGAATATATCGTCGTCCAGTACCATCCCCTCCCGACCGAATACGAAACGAATTACGAAAAGGCACGGACCGTCCTCGATGCGTACGCCGCTCTCGACGTACAGGCGTTCTGGTTCTGGCCCAACATGGACGCAGGAACCGATCAGGTCTCGAAGGCGATCAGGGAGTTTCGCGAGCAGAACGGATCGAAGCAGGTCCGGTTCTTCATCAATCTCGACCCGCACGACTATTTGACGGTGGTCCGGAATTCGTCCTGCATGGTCGGGAATTCGAGCGTCGGGATCCGTGAATGCTCGTTCTTTGGCGTCCCGACCGTCAATATCGGTGACCGCCAGCACGCACGCGAACGGGGCCAGAACGTGATCGACGTCGAATGCGACCGTGACGAGATCGTCACCGCCATCGAGACGCAGTTGCGTCACGGCCGATATCCGAAGTCGGACCTCTACGGAGACGGAACTGCAGCGGACCAGATAGCAACGCTCATCCCGAATCTAGATATTTCCCTGAAAGGGCCGATGACGACGACTGCGCTCGACGGCGTGACCGAGGGGGAGCTGCTGAACCATGAGTGA
- a CDS encoding ABC transporter ATP-binding protein, which translates to MTSADLESISRRAKLQAMLDVARFDPKLSILIVSFGLVAAILEGIGLSFILPIIEIVQVDDPTAEADGLMGVFVAVYDVLDVRLTLGTAVVGVAIVMTVRYTMSFVVAWFREILRTYYIRDLQLRAFDNALDAKVAYFDEAGSDDVLNAIVTQTNYAGNVIQHSIWFLETAFLSMVYLTIALFIAPELTLFAAGVLGFLTVFLRRVVEPGYEIGDRVAEANERRQEAAQAGTQGIRDVRIFGLADELRSDFVEAIDMFTTSRIALRRNEAAINNFYNLGVAVSVFVLIYLALTFADLTIGALGVFLFAMFQLGPKVSELNKLLYKVENNLPHLIRTQRFIDELEAEKESTGGDTAAPSVIDIVEFDDVHFSYDGNEKVLSGIDFEVERGEFVAFVGQSGAGKSTIVSLLTRLYELDEGEIRANGIPISDMHIDEWRDRIAVVRQDPFIFNDTLEYNLTIGNREVTRADLDRVCTISKVDEFFGDLPDGYDTMLGDDGVRLSGGQKQRVALARALLQDAELLVLDEATSDLDSNLEKEVQRAIEAMDREYAMIAIAHRLSTVENADRIYTVDDGEIIETGTHDELIRLDGQYADLYAIQSSG; encoded by the coding sequence ATGACGTCTGCCGATCTCGAATCGATCTCTCGACGCGCCAAACTGCAGGCGATGCTCGACGTCGCCCGTTTCGATCCCAAGTTATCGATACTCATCGTCTCGTTCGGCCTCGTTGCGGCGATTCTCGAGGGTATCGGTCTGAGTTTCATCCTCCCCATCATCGAGATCGTTCAGGTCGACGATCCAACGGCCGAAGCGGACGGGCTCATGGGCGTCTTCGTCGCCGTATATGACGTGTTGGACGTCCGACTCACCCTTGGAACCGCAGTCGTCGGCGTCGCCATAGTGATGACCGTACGGTACACCATGAGTTTCGTCGTGGCGTGGTTTCGTGAGATCCTTCGGACGTACTACATTCGTGACTTACAATTGCGAGCGTTCGATAACGCACTCGACGCGAAGGTCGCGTACTTCGACGAGGCCGGCTCGGACGACGTGCTGAATGCGATCGTCACGCAGACGAACTATGCCGGTAACGTCATCCAGCATTCGATCTGGTTTCTCGAAACGGCCTTCCTTTCGATGGTGTATCTCACTATCGCCCTGTTCATCGCTCCGGAGTTAACGCTATTTGCTGCAGGGGTCCTCGGGTTTCTTACCGTCTTTCTTCGTCGTGTCGTCGAACCGGGCTACGAAATCGGCGATCGCGTCGCCGAGGCGAACGAACGACGGCAAGAAGCGGCGCAGGCTGGAACGCAGGGCATCCGTGACGTGCGTATTTTCGGCCTTGCGGACGAGTTGCGATCGGACTTCGTCGAGGCCATCGATATGTTCACGACGTCCCGCATCGCACTCCGACGGAACGAAGCTGCAATCAACAACTTCTACAACCTCGGCGTTGCCGTCTCGGTATTCGTTCTCATCTATCTGGCTCTCACCTTCGCGGACCTGACGATCGGTGCCCTCGGCGTGTTTCTCTTCGCGATGTTTCAACTCGGCCCCAAGGTGAGCGAGTTGAACAAATTGCTATACAAAGTGGAAAACAACCTCCCCCACCTGATACGCACCCAGCGGTTTATCGACGAACTCGAAGCGGAGAAGGAGTCGACTGGCGGCGACACCGCGGCTCCATCCGTCATCGATATCGTCGAGTTCGACGACGTCCACTTTTCGTACGACGGAAACGAGAAAGTCCTCTCGGGAATCGATTTCGAGGTCGAACGGGGCGAGTTCGTCGCATTCGTCGGCCAATCGGGTGCTGGCAAATCGACGATCGTCTCCCTCCTGACTCGATTGTACGAACTCGACGAGGGAGAGATTCGAGCGAACGGTATCCCGATTTCGGACATGCACATCGACGAGTGGCGAGACCGAATTGCCGTCGTTCGACAGGACCCGTTCATTTTCAACGATACGCTCGAGTACAATCTCACTATCGGCAACCGTGAGGTTACACGGGCCGATCTCGATCGGGTGTGTACCATCTCGAAGGTCGACGAGTTCTTCGGCGACCTGCCGGACGGCTACGACACCATGTTGGGTGACGATGGCGTTCGTCTCTCCGGCGGGCAAAAACAGCGCGTCGCACTGGCCCGGGCGTTGCTTCAGGACGCCGAGCTGTTGGTTCTGGACGAAGCGACGAGCGATCTCGATTCGAATCTGGAAAAGGAAGTACAACGCGCGATCGAGGCGATGGATCGCGAGTACGCGATGATCGCCATCGCCCATCGGCTATCGACGGTCGAGAACGCGGATAGAATCTATACTGTCGACGACGGCGAGATAATCGAGACCGGGACGCACGACGAGCTAATTCGATTGGACGGCCAGTACGCAGATCTATACGCCATTCAGTCGAGCGGGTAG
- a CDS encoding aspartate/glutamate racemase family protein: MSEPEVLGVLGGMGPRATVNFVETLIDETPAETDQEHIPTIVYNDPTIPDRNAAILDGAESPLPKLRTIARNLEAQGVDAIAIPCNTAHHYYDALTASVDVEILNMVQAVRETVESAGVSSVGILGTTTVLEAGIYRDYFADSTVELIAPEAREAVMDVIYAIKEGEHDSAQTTFESIIADFERQSVDSLIIACTDLSVLDVPDSTTTYDSSRILAIECVSRFGRDGRESQEA, from the coding sequence ATGAGTGAACCCGAGGTACTCGGCGTGCTCGGTGGAATGGGACCACGGGCAACGGTCAATTTCGTTGAAACGCTGATCGACGAGACGCCAGCCGAAACCGACCAGGAGCACATTCCGACGATCGTGTACAACGATCCGACGATTCCGGACAGGAACGCCGCAATCTTGGACGGGGCGGAGAGCCCGTTGCCAAAACTACGGACGATAGCACGGAACCTCGAAGCCCAGGGGGTCGACGCGATTGCGATCCCGTGTAACACCGCCCACCATTATTACGACGCGCTGACGGCTTCAGTGGACGTCGAGATACTAAATATGGTTCAGGCAGTTCGGGAGACGGTGGAATCGGCCGGGGTGAGCAGTGTGGGAATCCTGGGAACGACGACCGTGCTCGAAGCCGGAATCTATCGGGACTATTTCGCGGATTCGACGGTCGAACTGATCGCGCCAGAAGCGAGGGAGGCCGTGATGGACGTGATATATGCGATCAAAGAGGGAGAACACGACAGCGCACAAACGACGTTCGAATCGATAATCGCCGACTTCGAACGCCAGTCAGTCGATTCACTCATCATCGCGTGTACGGATCTATCCGTCCTCGACGTGCCCGATTCCACGACCACGTACGATTCGTCGCGGATTTTGGCGATCGAATGCGTATCGAGGTTCGGCCGAGACGGAAGGGAGAGTCAGGAAGCGTAA
- a CDS encoding N-acetyl sugar amidotransferase: MRRCHECLMAESKPGVELDEDGVCPACRRAADRSGVDYDDRFNQLEALAEKYRRKDGQYDCIIPVSGGKDSYYQTHVMAEELEMNPLLVAVKDSYSRTAAGEHNIRNLREQFNCDLITVEMGIETERKMTRAAFEGELGYPIWATERAIQCVPLQMAINFDIPFIIYGENVSWEYGGVLEADEEPYSAMSMVENNVAEPVEMEYWLDYGLSAEELNMIEYPSIDEIESSQLEPVFLSYFQPWDGYDNYQLAKRYGFRDLSGEWDRAGYIDDFDQIDTIGYLINYFLKYVKLGFGRTTDVVGYWRRSDHFDLSRSEARALIEANDHKLDQTILDDFLEFAGYTDREFWEIVEEHKNDELFEGSFLSGPIPKPENDFENFD, translated from the coding sequence ATGCGTCGGTGTCACGAATGTCTGATGGCGGAGTCCAAGCCGGGCGTGGAACTGGACGAAGACGGTGTGTGTCCGGCCTGTCGACGAGCGGCAGATCGATCTGGAGTTGATTATGATGATAGGTTCAACCAATTAGAAGCGCTGGCCGAGAAATACCGGCGCAAAGACGGCCAGTACGATTGTATTATCCCCGTGAGTGGTGGGAAGGATAGTTACTACCAAACGCACGTGATGGCCGAGGAACTGGAAATGAACCCCCTCCTAGTTGCCGTGAAGGATAGTTACAGCCGCACGGCGGCGGGAGAGCACAACATCCGTAACCTGAGAGAGCAGTTCAACTGTGATCTCATCACGGTGGAGATGGGGATAGAGACGGAACGAAAGATGACCCGCGCGGCGTTCGAGGGGGAACTGGGATACCCCATCTGGGCAACGGAACGGGCGATACAATGCGTTCCCCTACAGATGGCAATAAATTTCGATATTCCATTTATCATCTATGGAGAGAATGTCAGCTGGGAGTACGGCGGTGTTCTCGAAGCGGACGAAGAACCATACAGCGCCATGAGCATGGTCGAGAACAACGTTGCGGAACCCGTAGAAATGGAGTACTGGCTCGACTACGGGCTCTCAGCGGAAGAGCTCAATATGATCGAGTACCCGTCGATCGACGAGATCGAATCCTCGCAGCTCGAACCCGTTTTCCTGAGTTACTTCCAGCCGTGGGACGGATACGATAACTACCAACTCGCCAAGCGGTACGGGTTCAGAGACTTATCAGGCGAGTGGGATAGAGCGGGGTACATCGACGACTTCGATCAGATCGATACCATTGGGTACCTGATCAACTACTTCCTGAAATACGTTAAACTCGGATTCGGCCGAACGACTGACGTGGTGGGCTACTGGCGACGGAGCGACCACTTCGACCTCTCACGTTCCGAGGCGCGAGCGTTGATCGAAGCGAACGACCACAAACTCGATCAGACGATTCTCGATGACTTTCTCGAATTTGCTGGATACACGGACCGGGAGTTCTGGGAGATCGTCGAAGAGCACAAAAATGACGAACTGTTCGAGGGCTCGTTTTTGAGCGGCCCGATACCCAAACCCGAGAACGATTTCGAAAACTTCGATTGA
- a CDS encoding sulfatase-like hydrolase/transferase, with product MGRNVGTLLKRGLRNPREVPPYLLRRLSESVLGGYGHLYKWLHRPPAQERRIHDFISDHDEFVLIVLDACRFDYFERQVSDYLEGTIERTWSPGSLTPQWGPNVWTDQYSLTYVSSNPIIGDFEYSPRNSDFGYSTYCAADHVERFVDVYNFAWDPDARTVLPEDVTNVALEEAARPEPTRLVVHYMQPHLPFVGENEFSDYVLEYQESTVDGSYSPEEKATFMTENDSITLEEKLHYDITWGEELEYDLTVADSNQRGYQALLRSGIKDEAALRDGYRGNLDAALAAVRTLVQRVDCPVVVTADHGELLGEFGLWDHPEIPHPHLRVVPWYEVDAAMCGTKPNTHSPVERDAERSTSEATENRLRDLGYL from the coding sequence ATGGGTCGAAACGTCGGTACGCTCCTTAAGCGAGGCCTTCGCAACCCCCGAGAGGTTCCCCCCTACCTTCTCCGCCGACTCTCCGAATCGGTATTAGGCGGTTACGGTCATCTGTACAAATGGTTGCATCGCCCCCCGGCACAGGAACGCCGGATTCACGATTTCATATCGGACCACGATGAATTCGTTCTAATCGTGCTCGACGCATGTAGATTCGATTATTTCGAGCGTCAGGTGTCGGACTACCTCGAGGGAACGATCGAACGAACGTGGAGTCCAGGCAGTCTCACTCCTCAGTGGGGGCCGAACGTATGGACGGACCAGTACTCGCTTACATACGTGAGTTCGAATCCCATTATCGGTGACTTCGAGTACTCACCGCGGAACAGCGATTTCGGGTATTCGACGTACTGTGCAGCCGACCACGTGGAGCGGTTCGTCGATGTCTACAATTTTGCGTGGGATCCGGACGCACGTACCGTATTGCCCGAGGACGTAACGAACGTCGCACTGGAGGAAGCCGCCAGACCGGAGCCGACCAGACTCGTCGTTCACTACATGCAACCCCACCTCCCGTTCGTCGGCGAGAACGAATTTTCCGATTACGTATTGGAGTACCAGGAGTCGACGGTCGATGGATCGTATTCTCCCGAGGAAAAGGCCACGTTTATGACGGAAAACGATTCTATCACGCTCGAAGAGAAACTACACTACGACATCACTTGGGGGGAAGAACTCGAGTACGACCTCACCGTTGCCGATTCCAATCAGCGGGGATACCAAGCGCTTCTCAGAAGCGGGATCAAGGATGAGGCCGCCCTCAGGGACGGCTATCGTGGTAACCTCGACGCGGCATTAGCAGCCGTTCGGACGTTAGTCCAGCGCGTGGATTGTCCGGTCGTCGTTACTGCAGACCACGGGGAGCTGCTCGGTGAGTTCGGTCTCTGGGACCATCCGGAGATCCCACACCCCCACCTTCGAGTCGTCCCCTGGTACGAGGTCGACGCCGCGATGTGTGGAACGAAACCCAACACGCACTCACCTGTAGAGCGCGATGCAGAGCGCTCAACGTCGGAGGCCACCGAAAACCGTCTCCGAGATCTCGGATATTTATAG